The following is a genomic window from Elusimicrobiota bacterium.
TACTTTTAAACAACTCTTCAACTGATGAAAAGCCCTTAACAATATAGCCGTAACAGGTAAGCAGGAGTTCCATATAGGCAACAGATGCTGATTCGTCATCAATAACGAAAATAAATTTCTTTTCCATATTATATCTTCATCACGAAACTGCCTTTAGGTCTATTGGGTTCTCTTTTTGCTTTTGATTTCAACTCTGCCATTTTTTCAATCATTTGAGATAACGGTGGAAATGGCGATTTCTCGTTTGTAAGCACACTAATTGAAATCGTCATAAGCGGAAAATTTTTGAGCCGGTCATCGCGGTCTCTCGCAGTGATATAGCCTTTTTTAACATCTTCTTCATCGTAGTACTGGAATATAAACTTATCAAACCGTTTTGTAGCAAGTTCACAGACAGTATCTACTTTATCTACAGTTGTTATGAAAATAAAATCATCACCACCAATATGCCCGATAAAATCGTCCGGGTTGCCGGCTTCTGTGATTGCTTTCTTTATAACATCAGCAGTAAACAAAATTGCATCGTCACCCTTTTTGAACCCGTAGAGGTCGTTATATACCTTAAAATTATCAATATCTAAATAGCAGAATGTGAAAGACCCTTTTTTACTAAGCCGTTCTTTGAACTCTTTTTCTATAAAAAAGTTGCCCGGCAGTTTCGTCAACGGATTATAGCCCATATCTTCGCTGCGCCGTTTGAAAAGCCGCTCTAACCGCGCTTTTAATTCCTGCGTGTTGAACGGTTTGGTAAGAAACTCATCCGCACCGAGTTCTATCCCTTTGGCTTTTTCTTCAGAACCTATTCGGGCTGCGGTATACAAAATAACCGGGATTGATGCAGTTCGCAGGTTTGCTTTCAGCCGACGACAAACTTCATATCCAGACATTTTAGGCATCATCAAATCCAGAAAAATTAAATCAGGCGGTGAAGCATCTACTTTTTTTAATCCTTCCTCGCCAGACAAAGCACCTTCCATCACATATCCGTAAATTGCCAATAAAAATTCAAGATAACCAACAACCGACGGGTCATCATCTACAACAAGGATTCGTTTTTTTTCCATAAAAAATGTAAATTTGTAATATATCGGGCATTTTTCACTTATTTTATTATAAAAAATTTCTGAAAATTGTCATAACTATCTGCTCTTGCAAAATCAATCTTAAAATTATTCTCGTCCATTTTTGTTATACGAACACTATCTATTCCTAAAGTTTTCAACTTTTCATATGTCAGCAACTCCCCTTCTTTAAGTTCCAAAACTTTCCGCAGCAACCAATCGGAAAGTGCATTGTTCGGATTGGTCATTAAAGCTTTTGAATTTTCCTGACATATTTTTGCGTTTAAAATCTCACCGGTAGGAATAT
Proteins encoded in this region:
- a CDS encoding response regulator is translated as MEKKRILVVDDDPSVVGYLEFLLAIYGYVMEGALSGEEGLKKVDASPPDLIFLDLMMPKMSGYEVCRRLKANLRTASIPVILYTAARIGSEEKAKGIELGADEFLTKPFNTQELKARLERLFKRRSEDMGYNPLTKLPGNFFIEKEFKERLSKKGSFTFCYLDIDNFKVYNDLYGFKKGDDAILFTADVIKKAITEAGNPDDFIGHIGGDDFIFITTVDKVDTVCELATKRFDKFIFQYYDEEDVKKGYITARDRDDRLKNFPLMTISISVLTNEKSPFPPLSQMIEKMAELKSKAKREPNRPKGSFVMKI